GGGCGGTGAATACAGTAAAATTTACCAAAACCGGACTCGAAGGCTACAATACAGACGCCTATGGCTTTCAAGAATCCATAAAACCCTTGCTCACCAATAGCAGCCATAAACACGCCCTGATCCTGGGCACCGGAGGGGCTTCACTGGCCATAGCATACAGCCTGCAAAAAATGGGAATACAGTTTGTAAAAGTATCCCGTAATCCCGGCGAAGGTCAGTGGTCATACCAGGACCTGAGCAAAGAAGAGATCGAAAAACATACACTCATTATAAACTGTACTCCTTTGGGAACCTTTCCCAGGATTGAAGAAAAACCAGATATCCCCTACAATTATATAGGTCCTGAGCACATACTTTACGACCTGGTCTACAACCCGGATAAAACGGCATTTCTGCTGGCCGGGGAAAAACAGGGTGCAGCCATCTGTAATGGCTCCTCTATGCTTAAATTCCAGGCAGATAGGTCTTGGCAGATCTGGCAAAACTGAGATCCCGGCATATTTAAAATTAAAAATCGACAGTTTTCCACTTCCAAAAAGATGAAGGATTACCTTTGTCGTCTGTAGGGTTGTTAGTATCTTACAAAGGGATTATATCCCGCAGGAGCAATAAATCCAAAGAATCATGTTGGAAGAGAAAGAAGAGAAACTGCAAACTGATGCAGGGGGAAAGAATACATCGGAGACTACTGAGGAAGTAAAGGCCACAGAGAAAACTTCCGGCACGGCCACAGAGAAAAAAGCTGTAAAAAAGGCCAAATCCAAAAGCGCTGCTACCAAGGAGAAAAAGCCCACGGCCAAGGCAGAGAAAAAGGAAAAAGGGCCCGAGAAAAAAGAAGAGGCAGCCATAGCGGAAAAACCGGCAAAAAAAGTAAAACCTAAAAGCACTGCCCCAAAAGTC
This DNA window, taken from Muriicola soli, encodes the following:
- a CDS encoding shikimate dehydrogenase family protein — protein: MEKTEKKHRYGLLGRDISYSFSKGYFTDFFKKEGLLHCSYENFDLRDITDLETLLKEEQDLRGLNVTIPYKQDILPYLHRIDPEASEIGAVNTVKFTKTGLEGYNTDAYGFQESIKPLLTNSSHKHALILGTGGASLAIAYSLQKMGIQFVKVSRNPGEGQWSYQDLSKEEIEKHTLIINCTPLGTFPRIEEKPDIPYNYIGPEHILYDLVYNPDKTAFLLAGEKQGAAICNGSSMLKFQADRSWQIWQN